A portion of the Krasilnikovia cinnamomea genome contains these proteins:
- a CDS encoding response regulator, with translation MTAPSRVLCLDDDPRMLNELERMLRTSYQVVTTTDPGDALGRLADAAADPFEVFIADMNMPTVGGITVLQRAYAVSPHTTRVLLADEINLNDTVAAINQGRVFELLLKPCPPVELHNTVAAATVQHRAATRTDPRQAQAALAGSVQALLATLAQAQPALVERAHRMRRIAAHVCATLQVPHAWQIELAAELTMVGAVTLPESTAEAVITGIPHNDAEGRVLADLFDRAAAVLIHVPGLAPVRTIIQHQLRTDRDPMWPLPADAPHGALVLQAVREYDALIHRGTPADLALATLTMRKTHRPELVAALAGYAGVALPNQAVREVTAEELAIGDELADDVHSALDLLLVSRGEIVTEQLLDRVRNFNDSTGLKGRILVTA, from the coding sequence ATGACCGCCCCGTCCCGTGTCCTGTGCCTCGACGACGATCCCCGTATGTTGAACGAGCTGGAACGGATGCTGCGCACCAGCTACCAGGTGGTCACCACCACCGACCCGGGCGACGCGCTGGGCCGGCTCGCCGACGCCGCCGCCGACCCGTTCGAGGTGTTCATCGCGGACATGAACATGCCCACCGTCGGCGGCATCACGGTCCTCCAGCGGGCCTACGCCGTGTCCCCGCACACCACCCGGGTCCTGCTCGCCGACGAGATCAACCTCAATGACACCGTCGCGGCGATCAACCAGGGACGCGTCTTCGAGTTGCTGCTCAAGCCCTGCCCGCCGGTCGAACTACACAACACCGTCGCCGCCGCCACCGTGCAGCACCGGGCCGCGACCCGCACCGATCCGCGCCAGGCCCAGGCCGCCCTCGCCGGCAGTGTCCAGGCGCTACTGGCCACGCTCGCCCAGGCCCAACCCGCCCTGGTCGAACGCGCACACCGGATGCGCCGCATCGCCGCACACGTCTGCGCCACCCTCCAGGTGCCCCACGCGTGGCAGATCGAGCTGGCCGCCGAACTGACCATGGTCGGCGCGGTCACGCTGCCGGAATCCACCGCCGAGGCCGTCATCACCGGCATCCCGCACAACGACGCGGAAGGGCGGGTGCTGGCCGACCTGTTCGACCGCGCCGCCGCGGTGCTGATCCACGTGCCCGGCCTGGCACCGGTCCGTACGATCATCCAGCACCAGCTACGCACGGACCGCGACCCGATGTGGCCGCTACCGGCCGACGCCCCGCACGGCGCGCTGGTGCTGCAGGCGGTCCGCGAATACGACGCGCTGATCCACCGCGGCACCCCCGCCGACCTCGCCCTGGCCACGCTCACCATGCGGAAGACCCACCGCCCGGAACTCGTCGCCGCCCTGGCCGGCTACGCCGGCGTCGCGCTGCCGAACCAGGCCGTCCGCGAGGTCACCGCCGAGGAACTCGCCATCGGCGACGAACTCGCCGACGACGTGCACTCCGCCCTCGACCTGCTGCTGGTCTCCCGCGGCGAGATCGTCACCGAGCAGCTGCTCGACCGGGTCCGCAACTTCAACGACTCCACCGGCCTGAAAGGCCGCATCCTCGTCACCGCGTGA
- a CDS encoding GNAT family N-acetyltransferase yields the protein MLRRFSGADAAALSAYRSDPDTARYQSWDAPFPLDEARAFVAEMAVSDPDGPGWFQYAVERTADHVLVGDVAVGTHPNGRQAELGFTLAPGHRGHGYATEAVTAVLDHLFRVRGLHRVSAECDARNLASARLLARVGFTREGLRRQHTWAKGEWTDDLLFGLLATDWLTRR from the coding sequence GTGCTGCGCCGCTTCTCCGGCGCCGATGCCGCCGCGCTGTCGGCGTACCGGTCCGATCCGGACACCGCCCGCTACCAGTCCTGGGACGCCCCGTTCCCGCTCGACGAGGCGCGCGCGTTCGTCGCCGAGATGGCGGTGTCCGACCCCGACGGCCCGGGATGGTTCCAGTACGCGGTCGAGCGCACCGCCGACCACGTCCTGGTCGGCGACGTCGCGGTCGGCACGCACCCGAACGGGCGGCAGGCGGAGCTCGGTTTCACCCTGGCGCCGGGGCACCGCGGCCACGGGTACGCCACCGAGGCCGTGACCGCAGTCCTGGATCACCTGTTCCGGGTTCGCGGACTGCACCGCGTCTCGGCCGAGTGCGACGCCCGCAACCTCGCCTCGGCCCGCCTGCTCGCACGCGTCGGCTTCACCCGCGAGGGGCTGCGCCGCCAGCACACCTGGGCCAAGGGTGAATGGACCGACGACCTGCTGTTCGGCCTGCTCGCCACGGACTGGCTGACCCGTCGTTGA
- a CDS encoding PP2C family protein-serine/threonine phosphatase, with product MTLVLRAVTATDQGLVRDNNEDAAFVGARLLVVADGMGGLPAGELASDILVRTLATVDELPDSGEPLQDLITALGTANERIEAAVADDGARDGMGTTVTALMLTGDAMAALNVGDSRCYLSRDAVLTQLTRDDTYVQALVDSGVLTPADARRHPQRALVTQAVQGGPLRPAGRMVPVRAGDRFLLCSDGLSDYVTDDVIASTLRDHPDRQECAAELIARTLEAGAPDNVTVIVADVEEA from the coding sequence ATGACGCTGGTGTTACGCGCCGTCACGGCCACCGATCAGGGACTCGTGCGCGACAACAACGAGGACGCGGCGTTTGTCGGCGCCCGGCTGCTCGTGGTCGCCGACGGCATGGGCGGCCTGCCCGCCGGGGAACTGGCCAGCGACATCCTGGTGCGCACGCTCGCGACCGTCGACGAACTGCCCGACTCCGGGGAGCCACTGCAGGACCTGATCACGGCGCTGGGCACCGCGAACGAGAGGATCGAGGCGGCGGTCGCCGACGACGGCGCGCGTGATGGCATGGGCACCACCGTGACGGCGCTGATGCTGACGGGCGACGCGATGGCCGCGCTCAACGTCGGTGACTCCCGCTGCTATCTCAGCCGCGACGCCGTGCTGACCCAGCTCACCCGCGACGACACGTACGTGCAGGCGCTCGTGGACTCCGGGGTGCTCACCCCGGCGGACGCGCGCCGCCACCCGCAGCGCGCGCTGGTCACCCAGGCGGTGCAGGGCGGCCCGCTGCGGCCTGCCGGGCGGATGGTGCCGGTGCGGGCGGGCGACCGGTTCCTGCTGTGCAGCGACGGGCTCTCCGACTACGTCACCGACGACGTGATCGCGTCGACGCTGCGGGACCACCCGGACCGGCAGGAGTGCGCGGCCGAACTGATCGCCCGCACCCTGGAGGCGGGCGCCCCCGACAACGTCACGGTCATCGTCGCCGACGTCGAGGAAGCCTGA
- a CDS encoding helix-turn-helix transcriptional regulator — protein sequence MAVPMVGRAAALDELRRAWQRVDDGGGCLPAVLTGEPGTGKSALVGALLRDVRAGTVLAGAARLHSPAPYDWLAAVLAGRDTSALPVPPDALAWLAQHPDVPRERYTPEALLRLAVGAVRALVGTGPAVLVVEDLHALDPASLNLVGELAATDLPTLLLVTSRPPDDAVSPQLAARSLARLSGVPGAVRQHLGALDAGHVAEIIAHAYPDDAPSAHLASAVWRRTGGNPYRLTELLAMAAGRGPQALVDEPLPGYLRPDAGPDPAPEPPKELTAREREVLGCLAEGMSNKQIARALEISVRTVTVHVSNLLRKTGASSRTEVALRAVRAGTPDRHPSVHR from the coding sequence ATGGCGGTACCAATGGTGGGACGCGCCGCCGCGCTCGACGAGCTGCGGCGGGCGTGGCAGCGGGTCGACGACGGCGGCGGATGCCTGCCCGCGGTGCTCACGGGTGAGCCGGGCACCGGCAAGAGCGCCCTGGTCGGGGCGCTGTTGCGCGACGTTCGGGCGGGCACGGTGCTGGCGGGCGCGGCGCGGCTGCACTCCCCCGCGCCGTACGACTGGCTGGCCGCCGTGCTGGCCGGGCGGGACACCAGCGCGCTGCCGGTGCCGCCGGACGCCCTCGCGTGGCTGGCCCAGCATCCCGACGTCCCCCGGGAGCGGTACACGCCCGAGGCGCTGCTGCGGCTGGCGGTGGGCGCGGTGCGGGCGCTGGTCGGCACCGGACCGGCGGTGCTCGTGGTGGAGGATCTGCACGCGCTCGACCCGGCCAGCCTGAACCTGGTCGGCGAGCTGGCCGCCACGGACCTGCCCACCCTGCTGCTGGTCACCAGCCGCCCACCCGACGACGCGGTCTCCCCGCAACTGGCCGCGCGCAGCCTGGCCCGGCTCTCCGGGGTGCCCGGCGCGGTACGCCAGCACCTCGGCGCCCTGGACGCCGGGCACGTCGCGGAGATCATCGCGCACGCGTACCCGGACGACGCGCCGTCGGCGCACCTGGCGTCGGCGGTGTGGCGGCGTACCGGCGGCAACCCGTACCGGCTGACGGAGCTGCTGGCGATGGCGGCCGGGCGGGGCCCGCAGGCGCTGGTCGACGAGCCGCTGCCCGGCTACCTGCGGCCCGACGCCGGCCCGGATCCGGCTCCCGAGCCGCCGAAGGAGCTGACCGCCCGGGAGCGGGAGGTCCTCGGCTGCCTCGCCGAAGGGATGTCGAACAAGCAGATCGCCCGCGCCCTGGAGATCTCGGTGCGCACCGTGACGGTGCACGTGTCGAACCTGTTGCGCAAGACCGGCGCCTCGTCCCGCACCGAGGTGGCCCTGCGGGCGGTCCGCGCCGGGACCCCGGATCGTCACCCCAGCGTGCACCGATGA
- a CDS encoding Tex family protein, protein MTTTIHQRIAEELGVRERQVTAAVELLDGGATVPFIARYRKEVTGTLDDQQLRTLEERLGYLRELEDRRAAVLESIRSQGKLDEALEAQVLAADSKARLEDIYLPYKPKRRTRAQIAREAGLEPLAELLLGDPTRDPRTEAAAYVDADKGVADAAAALDGARAILVERFAEDADLIGELRELMWTKGRLIAKVRDGQQTEGAKFADYFDFAEAYTKLPSHRILAVFRGEKENVLDLTMEPEPEDASSFEPRIAARFGVADHGRPGDKWLADTVRWAWRTRILVHLGADLRLRLWQAAEDEAVRVFAANLRDLLLAAPAGTRATMGLDPGFRTGVKVAVVDATGKCVATDTIYPHVPRNQWDESIHKLAGLAAAHGVELVAIGNGTASRETDRLAADLIKRHPELTLTKVMVSEAGASVYSASPYASQELPGLDVSLRGAVSIARRLQDPLAELVKIDPRSIGVGQYQHDLSELKLSKSLDAVVEDCVNAVGVDVNTASAPLLTRVSGIGAGLAENIVLHRDANGPFRNRSALKQVARLGPKAFEQCAGFLRIPDGDDPLDASSVHPESYPVVRTILAAAGSDLRTVIGNSPLLRGLKPDRFVTDKVGLPTVTDILRELEKPGRDPRPAFTTATFAEGVEKIADLKPGMILEGVVTNVAAFGAFVDVGVHQDGLVHVSALSNTFVQDPRDVVKSGDVVKVRVVEVDEARKRISLTMRLEDTPRREPGGRSRDGRGGQDQQRQGGGPRQGQQRQGDGPRQGQQRQGQQGGQRQGEQRQGGQRQGQPRDGQQRQGGQRGRSGGSGSGSGGSFNGGAMADALRRAGLAKD, encoded by the coding sequence GTGACGACCACGATTCATCAGCGCATCGCCGAGGAGCTCGGGGTGCGCGAGCGCCAGGTGACCGCGGCGGTGGAGCTGCTGGACGGCGGGGCGACGGTGCCGTTCATCGCCCGCTACCGCAAGGAGGTCACGGGCACCCTGGACGACCAGCAGCTGCGCACGCTGGAGGAGCGGCTGGGCTATCTGCGGGAGCTGGAGGACCGCCGCGCGGCGGTGCTGGAGTCGATCCGCTCCCAGGGCAAGCTGGACGAGGCCCTCGAGGCGCAGGTGCTGGCCGCCGACTCCAAGGCGCGGCTGGAGGACATCTACCTGCCGTACAAGCCGAAGCGGCGCACCCGCGCGCAGATCGCCCGCGAGGCCGGACTGGAGCCCCTCGCCGAGCTGCTGCTGGGCGACCCGACCCGCGACCCGCGCACCGAGGCGGCGGCCTACGTGGACGCCGACAAGGGTGTCGCGGACGCCGCCGCCGCGCTGGACGGCGCCCGCGCCATCCTCGTCGAGCGCTTCGCCGAGGACGCCGACCTGATCGGCGAGCTGCGCGAACTCATGTGGACCAAGGGCCGGCTGATCGCGAAGGTGCGCGACGGCCAGCAGACCGAGGGCGCGAAGTTCGCCGACTACTTCGACTTCGCCGAGGCGTACACGAAGCTGCCGTCGCACCGGATCCTCGCGGTGTTCCGGGGCGAGAAGGAGAACGTCCTCGACCTGACCATGGAGCCGGAGCCCGAGGACGCGTCGTCGTTCGAGCCGCGGATCGCGGCCCGTTTCGGCGTGGCCGACCACGGGCGGCCCGGGGACAAGTGGCTGGCCGACACGGTGCGCTGGGCCTGGCGTACCCGGATCCTCGTGCACCTCGGCGCGGACCTGCGGCTGCGCCTGTGGCAGGCGGCCGAGGACGAGGCGGTCCGGGTCTTCGCGGCCAACCTGCGGGACCTGCTGCTGGCCGCGCCCGCGGGCACGCGGGCCACGATGGGCCTGGACCCCGGTTTCCGTACGGGCGTGAAGGTGGCCGTGGTCGACGCGACCGGCAAGTGCGTGGCCACCGACACGATCTACCCGCACGTGCCCAGGAACCAGTGGGACGAGTCGATCCACAAGCTGGCCGGGCTCGCCGCCGCGCACGGCGTGGAGCTGGTCGCCATCGGCAACGGCACCGCGTCGCGGGAGACCGACCGGCTGGCCGCCGACCTGATCAAGCGGCATCCCGAGCTGACGCTGACCAAGGTGATGGTGTCCGAGGCGGGCGCGTCGGTCTACTCCGCCTCCCCGTACGCGTCGCAGGAACTGCCCGGCCTGGACGTCTCGCTGCGCGGGGCGGTCTCGATCGCCCGCCGCCTGCAGGACCCGCTCGCCGAGCTCGTGAAGATCGACCCCCGTTCGATCGGCGTCGGGCAGTACCAGCACGACCTGTCGGAGCTGAAGCTGTCCAAGTCGCTCGACGCGGTCGTGGAGGACTGCGTGAACGCGGTCGGGGTCGACGTGAACACCGCGTCCGCGCCGCTGCTGACCCGGGTCTCCGGCATCGGCGCCGGGCTGGCCGAGAACATCGTGCTGCACCGCGACGCGAACGGGCCGTTCCGCAACCGCTCCGCGCTCAAGCAGGTGGCCCGGCTGGGTCCGAAGGCGTTCGAGCAGTGCGCTGGCTTCCTGCGCATCCCGGACGGCGACGACCCGCTGGACGCCTCCAGCGTGCACCCCGAGTCGTACCCGGTGGTCCGGACGATCCTCGCGGCGGCGGGCTCGGACCTGCGCACGGTGATCGGGAACAGCCCGCTGCTGCGCGGGCTCAAGCCGGACCGGTTCGTCACGGACAAGGTCGGGCTGCCCACGGTCACGGACATCCTGCGCGAGCTGGAGAAGCCGGGCCGGGACCCGCGCCCCGCATTCACCACCGCCACGTTCGCCGAGGGCGTCGAGAAGATCGCCGACCTGAAGCCCGGCATGATCCTGGAGGGCGTGGTCACGAACGTGGCCGCGTTCGGCGCGTTCGTGGACGTCGGGGTGCATCAGGACGGGCTGGTGCACGTGTCGGCGCTGTCGAACACGTTCGTGCAGGATCCGCGCGACGTCGTGAAGTCCGGCGACGTGGTCAAGGTCCGGGTCGTGGAGGTCGACGAGGCCCGCAAGCGGATCTCGCTGACGATGCGGCTGGAGGACACCCCGCGCCGGGAGCCGGGCGGCCGCTCCCGCGACGGCCGGGGCGGTCAGGACCAGCAGCGCCAGGGCGGCGGGCCGCGCCAGGGCCAGCAGCGCCAGGGTGACGGGCCCCGCCAGGGCCAGCAGCGCCAGGGCCAGCAGGGCGGGCAGCGGCAGGGCGAGCAGCGGCAGGGCGGGCAGCGGCAGGGCCAGCCGCGCGACGGTCAGCAGCGGCAGGGTGGCCAGCGGGGTCGCTCGGGCGGATCCGGTTCCGGTTCCGGCGGCAGCTTCAACGGCGGCGCGATGGCGGACGCCCTGCGGCGGGCGGGCCTGGCCAAGGACTGA
- a CDS encoding serine/threonine protein kinase: MTNERAAPLWSRDPRQLGKYEVVGRLGQGGMGTVYLARDPGGTLVAVKVVRADLAPDDEFRRRFRSEVDRVRQVPPFCTAEVLDADPDHELPYLVVEYVDGPSLADVVQDRGPLTSANLHSVAIGVATALTAIHGAGVIHRDLKPRNVLLAPGSPKVIDFGIARALEATTGLTRTDQMVGTVAYMAPERFGDDVRHTLTPAADIFAWGGVVTYAGTGRTPFSADSPTATAARILTQPPTLDGLSGPLRDLVAHALEKDPANRPTARELLDLLVSGARRTPAAAAALADQPGLRAATEEAQAATGYDTNRQLTMLNPAPELAGIVDGEAETRPVAALRSAPPAEPDGAKRGPGRAIAAAAAVVLLVAVLGIATLLAIGPPWYAGAGEPTTSATVTAPAPTPLITDALTVRSLWQSTSDANEKASCSFEGALVVRRESSGSFRCRGPLDQVPNDLRTEVDLELRTPGSCASIWLRFKAVRGYQVRFCEKAVYVGVHKRANPDVYKTFPLDAAPIAVGGPPTHVTITTVGDTVEISRDGTALGTVPLQDRDLITDGRVVLGIFTEEGVPAGQAYEVAFRNVEIYSAS, translated from the coding sequence ATGACGAACGAGCGCGCGGCACCGCTGTGGTCGCGTGACCCGCGCCAGCTGGGCAAGTACGAGGTCGTCGGCCGGCTCGGGCAGGGCGGCATGGGCACGGTCTACCTGGCCCGCGACCCCGGCGGGACGCTGGTGGCGGTCAAGGTGGTCCGGGCGGACCTGGCGCCCGACGACGAGTTCCGGCGGCGCTTCCGCAGCGAGGTCGACCGGGTCCGGCAGGTGCCGCCGTTCTGCACCGCGGAGGTGCTCGACGCGGACCCCGACCACGAGCTGCCGTACCTCGTGGTCGAGTACGTCGACGGCCCGAGCCTCGCCGACGTCGTGCAGGACCGCGGCCCGCTGACCTCCGCGAACCTGCACTCCGTGGCGATCGGCGTGGCCACCGCGCTCACCGCCATCCACGGCGCCGGGGTGATCCACCGCGACCTCAAGCCCCGCAACGTGCTGCTGGCGCCCGGCAGCCCCAAGGTGATCGACTTCGGCATCGCCCGCGCGCTGGAGGCGACCACCGGCCTCACCCGCACCGACCAGATGGTCGGGACGGTGGCGTACATGGCGCCGGAGCGCTTCGGCGACGACGTCCGGCACACCCTGACCCCGGCCGCGGACATCTTCGCCTGGGGCGGCGTCGTCACGTACGCGGGCACCGGGCGTACCCCGTTCTCGGCCGACTCGCCGACCGCGACCGCCGCCCGGATCCTGACCCAGCCGCCCACCCTGGACGGACTCTCCGGTCCCCTGCGCGACCTGGTCGCGCACGCTCTGGAGAAGGACCCCGCGAACCGGCCCACCGCCCGCGAGCTGCTCGACCTGCTGGTCAGCGGCGCCCGGCGGACACCGGCCGCGGCGGCCGCCCTGGCCGACCAGCCGGGGCTGCGGGCGGCCACCGAGGAGGCCCAGGCCGCCACCGGGTACGACACGAACCGCCAGCTCACCATGCTGAACCCGGCGCCCGAACTGGCCGGGATCGTCGACGGCGAGGCCGAGACCCGCCCGGTCGCCGCGTTGCGGTCGGCCCCGCCCGCCGAGCCGGACGGGGCGAAACGCGGGCCGGGCCGGGCCATCGCCGCGGCCGCGGCCGTGGTGCTGCTGGTGGCGGTGCTCGGCATCGCCACGCTGCTGGCGATCGGCCCGCCGTGGTACGCCGGCGCGGGCGAGCCCACCACGAGCGCGACGGTCACCGCGCCCGCACCCACCCCGCTCATCACCGACGCGCTGACGGTCCGGTCGTTGTGGCAGTCGACGTCGGACGCCAACGAGAAGGCGAGCTGCTCGTTCGAAGGAGCCCTCGTGGTGCGCCGGGAGAGCTCCGGGTCGTTCCGCTGCCGGGGCCCGCTGGATCAGGTCCCCAACGACCTGCGCACGGAGGTGGATCTGGAGCTGCGCACCCCGGGCAGTTGCGCGAGCATCTGGCTGCGGTTCAAGGCGGTTCGCGGCTACCAGGTGCGGTTCTGCGAGAAGGCCGTGTACGTGGGCGTGCACAAGCGGGCGAATCCGGACGTCTACAAGACGTTCCCGCTCGACGCCGCACCGATCGCCGTCGGTGGCCCGCCCACCCACGTCACGATCACCACCGTCGGCGACACCGTCGAGATCTCGCGCGACGGCACGGCGCTGGGCACGGTGCCGCTGCAGGACCGCGATCTCATCACCGACGGGCGCGTCGTGCTGGGCATCTTCACCGAGGAGGGTGTGCCCGCCGGGCAGGCCTACGAGGTGGCCTTCCGCAACGTCGAGATCTACTCCGCGAGCTGA
- a CDS encoding serine/threonine-protein kinase, whose translation MSAPAAPPVQALHRNDPRRLGRYRLVGRLGSGGMGVVYLGEDPDGGPVAVKLVHAVLSHDPEFRQRFRSEVQRARQVPSFCTAEVLDADLEHQPPYLVVEYVPGPSLGQVVEERGPLTAANLHSVAVGVATALAGIHGAGVIHRDLKPENVLLAPGSPKVIDFGIARAFEATSQLTRTDQMVGTVAYMAPERFSSEPGVPLTAAADVFAWGCVVGYAGTGRTPFRADSPPATAARILTQPPHLDGLAEPLRSLVELSLAKDPAERPTARELLDMLLGEAPVRRPAGPATRTGPRPPQAPARLAGPPPAYPGRATSAAPVRPPGGPVAYARRPRGGRLLAALAMLLVLAGLGTVAAVLRLDSLARDALISDSGRGGDPDGSGGGSNGSGADDGADGSGADDGADGSGAEADGGADGSGADADGGSADADGGSAGGDGGGPGAAPVEPSGEPDLQDSLDSPAQWRETARRADGAGCTVRGVLRATLPGPGTLQCPGPAEQFPGDLAVEVSVTLLNAGGCAAVWYHWDSEAGGQVLRVCQRELSVAADAPGDQQVFGTVPLPRPIPLGADTRIHLVVREGRAELFLAGEFAGALPLPADSPQDGQVVLGASVAAPAARAATSVTFADVAIQSL comes from the coding sequence ATGAGTGCACCCGCCGCGCCCCCGGTGCAGGCCCTGCACCGCAACGACCCGCGCCGGCTGGGCCGGTACCGGCTCGTCGGGCGGCTCGGATCCGGCGGCATGGGTGTCGTCTACCTCGGCGAGGACCCCGATGGCGGCCCGGTCGCGGTCAAGCTGGTGCACGCCGTGCTGTCGCACGACCCGGAGTTCCGCCAGCGGTTCCGCAGCGAGGTGCAGCGGGCCCGCCAGGTGCCGTCGTTCTGTACGGCGGAGGTGCTGGACGCGGACCTCGAACACCAGCCGCCGTACCTGGTGGTCGAGTACGTTCCCGGGCCCAGCCTCGGCCAGGTGGTCGAGGAGCGCGGGCCGCTGACCGCCGCGAACCTGCACTCCGTGGCCGTGGGAGTGGCCACCGCACTGGCCGGCATCCACGGCGCGGGCGTCATCCACCGCGACCTGAAGCCGGAGAACGTGCTGCTGGCCCCGGGCAGCCCCAAGGTCATCGACTTCGGCATCGCCCGGGCGTTCGAGGCGACCAGCCAGCTCACCCGCACCGACCAGATGGTGGGCACGGTGGCGTACATGGCGCCGGAGCGGTTCTCCTCCGAGCCGGGCGTGCCGCTGACCGCCGCCGCGGACGTCTTCGCGTGGGGGTGCGTGGTCGGGTACGCGGGCACCGGGCGCACCCCGTTCCGGGCCGACTCGCCGCCGGCCACCGCCGCGCGCATCCTCACCCAGCCGCCGCACCTCGACGGGCTGGCCGAGCCGCTGCGCAGCCTCGTCGAGTTGTCGCTGGCCAAGGACCCGGCGGAGCGGCCCACCGCCCGCGAACTGCTCGACATGCTGCTCGGCGAGGCGCCGGTCCGGCGTCCGGCCGGCCCCGCGACACGCACCGGGCCCCGGCCGCCCCAGGCCCCGGCTCGGCTCGCCGGACCGCCTCCGGCGTATCCGGGCCGGGCGACCTCGGCGGCCCCGGTCCGCCCGCCCGGCGGCCCGGTCGCGTACGCCCGGCGCCCGCGCGGTGGCCGCCTGCTGGCGGCCCTGGCGATGCTGCTGGTCCTCGCCGGTCTCGGGACCGTCGCCGCGGTGCTGCGCCTGGACAGCCTGGCGCGCGACGCGCTCATCTCCGACTCCGGTCGCGGCGGCGACCCGGATGGCTCTGGCGGCGGCTCGAACGGCTCTGGCGCGGACGACGGCGCCGACGGTTCCGGTGCGGACGACGGCGCCGACGGTTCGGGTGCGGAGGCGGACGGCGGTGCCGACGGTTCGGGTGCGGACGCGGACGGTGGCAGCGCGGACGCGGACGGTGGCAGCGCGGGCGGGGACGGTGGTGGCCCGGGCGCCGCTCCGGTCGAGCCGTCCGGCGAGCCGGACCTGCAGGATTCGCTCGACTCGCCCGCCCAGTGGCGCGAGACCGCGCGGCGCGCCGACGGTGCCGGCTGCACCGTCCGCGGGGTTCTGCGCGCCACCCTCCCCGGCCCCGGCACCCTGCAGTGCCCGGGCCCGGCGGAGCAGTTCCCGGGCGACCTCGCCGTCGAGGTGAGCGTCACCCTGCTCAACGCGGGCGGCTGCGCCGCCGTCTGGTACCACTGGGATTCCGAGGCGGGCGGTCAGGTCCTGCGGGTGTGCCAGCGGGAGCTGTCGGTCGCCGCGGACGCCCCCGGGGACCAGCAGGTGTTCGGCACGGTGCCGCTGCCGCGCCCGATCCCGCTGGGCGCCGACACCCGGATCCACCTGGTCGTGCGCGAGGGGCGGGCCGAGCTGTTCCTGGCCGGGGAGTTCGCCGGTGCCCTCCCGCTGCCCGCCGACTCACCCCAGGACGGCCAGGTGGTGCTCGGCGCCAGCGTGGCCGCGCCGGCCGCCCGGGCCGCGACCTCGGTGACCTTCGCGGACGTCGCGATCCAGTCCCTCTGA
- a CDS encoding cytochrome c biogenesis CcdA family protein: MPVLLALTAGMLGAVNPCGFALLPAYLSLLVSADGGPAGAAPVVRALRCTAALTAGYVAVFGAFGLVVAPLAARVQPHLPWLTVVLGTLLAAIGGWLVAGRSLPALGARLRAPRLTGSLTSTALFGAGYALASLGCAAGPFLAIVAASLRAGTIGAGLALFAAYALGMAIVVGVVAVAVALARTSAVTRLRRAAAVVPRLGGAVLLICGAYVAYYGWYELRLARDLRVSGHDPLVAAATGLQRRISDLIGGVGAGWLAVALLVLVAAGLRWQRRAEPAGAAGAVGGGAR; encoded by the coding sequence CTCGCCCTCACCGCCGGGATGCTCGGCGCCGTGAACCCGTGCGGATTCGCGCTGCTGCCCGCGTACCTGTCCCTGCTGGTGTCCGCAGACGGCGGACCCGCCGGGGCGGCCCCGGTGGTCCGCGCGCTGCGCTGCACCGCCGCCCTCACCGCCGGGTACGTCGCCGTGTTCGGCGCGTTCGGCCTCGTGGTCGCGCCGCTGGCCGCGCGGGTCCAGCCGCACCTGCCGTGGCTGACCGTCGTGCTCGGCACGCTGCTGGCCGCGATCGGTGGATGGTTGGTGGCCGGGCGCTCGCTGCCCGCGCTCGGCGCCCGGCTGCGCGCCCCCCGGCTGACCGGCTCGCTCACCTCCACTGCACTGTTCGGCGCCGGGTACGCGCTGGCCTCACTCGGCTGCGCCGCCGGTCCGTTCCTCGCCATCGTGGCCGCGTCCCTGCGCGCCGGAACCATCGGCGCCGGGCTGGCGCTGTTCGCGGCCTACGCGCTCGGCATGGCGATCGTCGTCGGCGTCGTCGCGGTCGCCGTGGCGCTGGCCCGGACCTCGGCCGTGACCCGGCTGCGGCGGGCCGCCGCCGTGGTGCCCCGCCTCGGCGGCGCGGTCCTGCTGATCTGCGGCGCATACGTCGCCTACTACGGCTGGTACGAGCTGCGCCTCGCCCGGGACCTGCGGGTCTCGGGACACGACCCGCTCGTCGCCGCCGCCACCGGCCTGCAGCGCCGGATCAGCGACCTGATCGGCGGCGTCGGCGCGGGCTGGCTCGCCGTGGCGCTGCTGGTGCTCGTCGCGGCGGGGCTGCGGTGGCAGCGCCGGGCCGAGCCGGCGGGCGCCGCTGGCGCGGTGGGAGGCGGGGCCCGATGA